TTCCAATGATGAGTTCTATAAAGTGTGCATAAGTGGATGTACTCACTTCCAAGTTTCGCATACAATGAGAAAATCTCCATCCCTAGAGAGAGCGACGCCATTTGCGAAGCCCAAGTCATCAAGAACAATCGAAGTTTGTGACGATGAAGGGTCGAATTTGAGAAGCTGGCCATGGGGTTTCGCCTCGAGGACGTCCAAGTACCAACTGCGGTCATCAAACCTGGTGCTGGCTATGCTGAAATATAGACTCCCATCCGATGCTTCAATGACGTCATCCGCAAATCTATACGTAGCAATCATAGAAAAAACATTAATTTTCAATGACTTTGTGATGAAACTACTCCTTGTGCTTTTGTCAGTTCTCGTGCTTTGAGATAAACTACTTCACTGACTATGCTACCGTTAGGTACATATGTTCATGAGGCAGGCAATCTCATGGGCCCGAGTCCCCCATGAGCCTCCAACCTAGCCGATTTCCAGCCAGACTTGAACGTATTTAGTGCCATGCTCAATTCATCGAGACCCAAATCATtagggaaaataattttcacccAAGGTGCGGTTTGAGTTCGGTCTGGGATTGGGTTTAATTGCTAGTGTTTCATGATTTTGCACCATCGAGCATATTATGCGATAAGTATAAAGCAACATCATATAGACATAATATTCTGGGAATTACCCTaccaaaaaatctgaaaaactCTAACTTCGCATACAAGCAAGCAACTGGGTGCAGGTGGTTGACTCTTTTAGAGGTCTCAGAAAATTTTGCCACATCACATTGTAAATTACTTACTTGATATCTTTAACATTATTGTTGCAGGAGTAGGAGGACAAGAAAACTTAAGCTGGCAAACCCCCAAGTTTCGttatttcttttgtcttttttttaaatttgaaacaatGTAATGTTACCTTAATTTCGAACTcagccctttttttcttcatattcatgacgaaataattcattttaatgAGTAAAATCCCGCgaatttttttcataagaatACCCACTAATATTTATGTATCAAATAACATGCGAGCCAAAATTCAAATAGATTGTCCTTATTACCCTTCCAAATTTCTCAAGCCTATAATGAAAGTACTGGAATGTCTATTTAAATTGTTAGTCCAAGTAGAAAGAGTTCATTCGACAGTGATGTGTAGCCCCGTGTTTCTTCGCGCACCATGGTCCCTTGTGGATTTCTCTTCGTGAGAAGGTGATCGGGAAAAATCTCAGAACACCACACAAATCGCTCGAGAAAAGAACTAACATGACTCCAACATTTGTGGTGTTGTCTGGAtactaaggctgcgtttgtttgtatttcttttttttgtttttaaacactttttctgtttttttgttcttttgttcccgaaacaaaaaaaaatgaaacaagaaacacaaattttgtgtttcttgtttcaaacacaaatcgaaacacttttgaaatttttcttctttttcttcttaattcttattttctttctttttcttttcgcggtcgccgcctcggccatggccggccgaccggccgacgagggccggcggcctcgcccggcacggcgaggccgagcctcgccgtagccgggcgaggtcggcctcgccttggctaggcgagctcgagctcacccggatccggcgaggccgagctcgcccggcggccggcgaggctcggcctcgccggccaccgccccGCGACGCCGACTGGCGATGgctcggcaaggccgagcctcgccgccgccgggcgagctcggcctcgccggatctggcgagatcgagctcgcccggcccgacgCGCCGACatctcgccggccgggcgagctcgatctcgcccggatccggcgaggccgagctcgcccggcggtcggcgaggccgagcctcgccgtgctgggcgaggccgccggccctcgtcggccggtcgccggccatggccgaggccggcgaccgccaaaagaaaaaaagaaaaaaaaaaaaaagaaaaaggaaaaaataaagaaaaaaggaaaaaaataaaaaaaaatagaaaaataaaagaaataaaaaaattatacaaatttaccaaacgtgtttatttatttttgttagaacaagtttaccaaacgcgtttttttgttgaaaaattgttcccgaacgaaacacttttttttatttcattctctgaacaatttttaaacagaaacgcaaacaaacgcaacCTAACGAACAAATACCCACCATACGTTGTTGTCAATgacaattgaagaagaaaagagacaaaACACCCTGTAGCATGTGCCACGCATGGCGCATCATGGCAATAAAAAGCTGCTATTCTTCAATTATCTTCCTTTGACTGAGTCGCAAATGCTTACACATGGCTCAATTTTAAGCTGTTACTTTTAATTTCCGTCGCTTTCCCTACGATCGCGCCTGATTAATGTACTATTGACAAGTGACCTTGCAAGGTGTTACGTACTcattagttaatggaaaattagaggatGGAGTCGTCTTTAGGATTTAAGAAGCCAGGACACGACAAGTTCAATGCAACATTATCTAACTTGTCGCATATCACTGGTGAGACATGTTAAATTGTGACGTGCATTTGATGTTCATAAGACTAATCTATGGTAGGAATttacaaaagataaataatttaaCAAGTCTTCATTTTCGTTTATGTAAGTTGTCATAAAATGTTGTTTTGAACTaacttaaaagtataatatgGAGTCTAACTCTAAATGGTACTATTCTAAGGAgaacttgagatatcatttatTGAAGGGTACGCACGTTTCTTGTCGAAGTACGAAATCCCTATTGCTCTCTAACAAGGTCAATCTCTTGAAAATATGGCTAGACAGTGACAAAATAAGAGAGAAGTCGGAAGAATTTGTTGCAGatgcaaattatttttagactcattttaataaattaagtGTATCATTGATTCTAACAAAGTTAGGTGTAAATTTCCCCTTCTAGATGATCGATgcatcagttttttttttttttttgagctatAACTCAGTAATCGTTCCTtatgtcttttttcctttttctttctcatcttcttccctccATCCACTACAACATTAAGCTAAGACCACCATTGTCTCCAATTCCGATCACCATAGCGATGCCGCCTACGGCctgccactctctctctctctctctctctctctctctctctccaatcaaAGGTCACCCATTGATGACAACGGCTATGGCAGATTAGGTGGGCAGAGAGGTAGAGGCAGAAGAGATAGAAAATGAAAGTCGGTTTTATATTGTTGGGGCGCCCCCCCATGTGTTTCTAGGAACTACAGAGGCGTGCAGAACAGGAGGACTACCACGCCCCCATGGGAGTGTCCGGagttataaaatgaaaagaaaaagaactactGCCAATCAAAATGGTTAAAAACATTACCTTAATTCAGATCCATTGACTTGTGATAAAAGGACATTCGCTTGACCATCCTTATCGACCCAGAGCAGACCCTGGCCAAATCACATCACAGAGAGTTTGCAACATGAGCACCTCACAAGTCAATTTCTCCATAAAACCAATTTCATCATCTCTTTAATCTTATCACGCACACCTTCTCAGTATCGCACACAATGATGCCACCTCTCCTGGTCGCTGCGATCCCCAGAAGTGTCCGGCTGTTCAACATGGTCCAGTTTTCCCAGGACCCATCTCGATGCAGCCTCCTAATCCAACCATCTTTATTCGCAGTGTAAAGCACGCCATTTTCGTCCAACCAAACGTCTTCTGAATTTTTCACCAAGCCCTCTCCAAGTTTGGCCACGCCCTGCACGAAACAAAAGGTTTTTTGCATAAATGAAGAATTGAGAAATCGAAGAAACGATAGATTGAACCTTCTGTATGACGAAGCTTTTCAATTACCTGCAAGCGGGTGTTTGTGGGAAGAGAAGTTAGGGACGATGGTTCCGGTAAATGGAGCAAGTCAGGAGATATTGGCGAAAACACGAAGATCTGGAGCGCTACAGCGAGGACACAGGTGAAGACGAAGCCCGAGAGCGGCAGCACAAAGCGGCTCAAGAAGCCTAGTGGAGCCATTGTTGGAGAGTGAAAGAGAGACAAGGACGTTACCTAGGAGAAGACGAGTTTTTGACGATATTATATGTCTGTACTCATTTTGAGAGAGAACCGGCAACGAATAAGATCGAGTTGAGTTTTTGGCCGAAGGCAGGAAAGGGACGAGACATTATTGATGGATGCTGGAGCAGATGCTGAGTAgctggagtttttttttttttggtcgaagactagctggagtttttttttttttttttttttggtcgaagactagctggagttttttttttttggtcgaaaactaGCTGGAGTTGACAAGGCATGAATAGTAGAAGAGACATttattatgagaaaatattaaagacTTCTCTAAGTTCATTTATCATTaaagatattttaataatttcattgattttccATATCTCAAGATCCATGCATATCTTCATTTGATTATGAACATCTtgatttatttgttattttagatAGTCATCTAATTAAACCCTCTTCAATAGA
This genomic stretch from Eucalyptus grandis isolate ANBG69807.140 chromosome 3, ASM1654582v1, whole genome shotgun sequence harbors:
- the LOC104437990 gene encoding protein STRICTOSIDINE SYNTHASE-LIKE 4-like, whose translation is MAPLGFLSRFVLPLSGFVFTCVLAVALQIFVFSPISPDLLHLPEPSSLTSLPTNTRLQGVAKLGEGLVKNSEDVWLDENGVLYTANKDGWIRRLHRDGSWENWTMLNSRTLLGIAATRRGGIIVCDTEKGLLWVDKDGQANVLLSQVNGSELRFADDVIEASDGSLYFSIASTRFDDRSWYLDVLEAKPHGQLLKFDPSSSQTSIVLDDLGFANGVALSRDGDFLIVCETWKFRCLKHWLKGDEAGKTEIFIDNLPGGPENINLAPDGSFWIALVQLTSEGWEFVHASKAAKHLIATYPSLIKKVNGVYGKASVLHVGADGKIIKKLDDPDGKVISFVTSAFEFEGHLYLGSLNSNFIGKLPLI